A stretch of Leisingera sp. S132 DNA encodes these proteins:
- a CDS encoding DUF4169 family protein, whose product MGKPVNLNRYRKEKARAEDKARADRNAVTFGRTKAEKDLDKARNSQDARRLDDHKRDK is encoded by the coding sequence ATGGGTAAGCCGGTCAATCTGAACCGGTACAGGAAAGAAAAAGCGCGGGCCGAGGATAAGGCCCGCGCTGACCGGAACGCCGTGACCTTCGGGCGGACCAAAGCAGAGAAAGACCTGGACAAGGCGCGTAACTCGCAAGACGCCCGCCGCCTGGACGATCACAAGCGCGACAAATGA
- the fumC gene encoding class II fumarate hydratase encodes MSATRTETDSFGPLEVPAEKYWGAQTQRSIMNFPIGWEKQPVAIVRALGVIKQACAMANKASGKLDTKIADAVIQAAGEVIEGKFDDNFPLVVWQTGSGTQSNMNSNEVIANRAIEILGGVIGTKDPVHPNDHCNMGQSSNDTFPTAMHIATAMSVRDVLVPGLTKLAEGLEAKAEEFKDIIKIGRTHTQDATPLTLGQEFGGYAHQIRQGLARVEAAMPGIYELAQGGTAVGTGLNTQKGWGETVAANMAEITGLPFVTAPNKFEALAAHDAMVFLSGALATIAGSCYKIANDIRFLGSGPRSGLGELILPENEPGSSIMPGKVNPTQAEALTQVAAHVMGNDAAIKFAGSQGHFELNVYNPMMSYNLLQSIQLLGDAADSFTERMLMGIEANKPRIDKLMKESLMLVTALAPTIGYDNATTVAKTAHKNGTTLKEEAIALGFVDEATFDAVVRPEQMIGPKD; translated from the coding sequence ATGTCCGCAACCCGCACCGAAACCGACAGTTTTGGCCCGCTTGAAGTCCCGGCAGAGAAATACTGGGGCGCGCAGACCCAGCGTTCGATCATGAATTTCCCGATCGGCTGGGAAAAGCAGCCGGTGGCAATTGTGCGCGCGCTCGGCGTGATCAAGCAGGCCTGCGCCATGGCCAACAAGGCTTCTGGCAAGCTGGACACAAAAATCGCCGATGCGGTGATCCAGGCAGCGGGTGAGGTGATTGAGGGCAAGTTTGACGACAACTTCCCGCTGGTGGTCTGGCAGACCGGTTCCGGCACCCAGTCCAACATGAATTCCAACGAGGTGATCGCGAACCGCGCCATTGAGATCCTGGGCGGCGTGATCGGTACCAAGGATCCGGTGCACCCGAACGATCACTGCAATATGGGCCAGTCCTCCAACGACACCTTCCCCACCGCCATGCATATCGCCACAGCGATGTCCGTGCGCGACGTGCTGGTGCCAGGCCTCACGAAACTGGCCGAAGGGCTGGAGGCCAAGGCGGAAGAGTTCAAGGATATCATCAAGATCGGCCGCACCCACACCCAGGACGCGACTCCGCTGACCCTGGGCCAGGAATTCGGCGGCTACGCGCATCAGATCCGTCAGGGCCTGGCACGGGTCGAGGCGGCAATGCCCGGCATCTATGAGCTGGCACAGGGCGGCACTGCCGTGGGCACCGGTCTTAACACCCAGAAGGGCTGGGGCGAGACCGTGGCTGCGAACATGGCCGAGATCACCGGCCTGCCCTTTGTCACCGCCCCCAACAAGTTCGAGGCGCTGGCCGCCCATGATGCCATGGTGTTCCTGTCCGGTGCACTCGCCACCATTGCGGGCAGCTGCTACAAGATCGCCAATGATATCCGCTTCCTCGGCTCCGGCCCGCGCTCCGGCCTGGGCGAGCTGATCCTGCCGGAGAACGAACCGGGCTCCTCGATCATGCCGGGCAAGGTGAACCCGACCCAGGCAGAGGCGCTGACCCAGGTTGCCGCGCATGTGATGGGCAACGACGCGGCGATCAAATTCGCCGGTTCGCAAGGCCATTTCGAGCTGAACGTCTACAACCCGATGATGTCCTATAATCTGCTGCAGTCGATCCAGCTCCTGGGCGATGCCGCGGACAGCTTCACCGAGCGGATGCTGATGGGCATCGAGGCCAACAAACCGCGCATCGACAAGCTGATGAAGGAGAGCCTGATGCTGGTCACCGCGCTGGCGCCGACCATCGGTTATGACAATGCCACAACCGTTGCCAAGACCGCCCACAAGAACGGCACCACGCTGAAGGAAGAGGCGATTGCTCTGGGTTTTGTTGATGAGGCAACCTTTGACGCCGTGGTCCGCCCCGAGCAGATGATCGGACCCAAGGACTGA